The sequence TATcatttctgtttttaaaaacaaaatacaagaaGTGTATCCAAAAGATAATTGATTgacttaaatttattattattattatcattctttAAGAAAGCCTAAATTTGTCTCTTTGAAGAAGTGAATGCAACAATTGTATTTTGTGTGGAGTAAGCTAGGGGAACcggttaaaaaatttatatatggaTGCTTATATTTTAATTTGGGTTCTGCAACCAGAGATGATCTGTCATATAATAAAGCAATGGAGTATTGGGTTTGTTCTTGGTTTGCTTATTTGGTTATCTTTCCAACATGTTTTGCTTATTTTCTTGCCAgggtttaattttgtaaaatccCATGATCCATGTACTGGAAGAGAAGTTTTTGAATGTCCAGTTTCTTCCTGCATTAGAGATTCTCAATTTGTTCTTTATACCTTAACTTGTTATTATTGCCTGAAACAacgatttaaaagaattttcaaatagtGCTTCAAAAAACTTATCATCATGCATATGATCACAATGTGTAAATTATTGAGACTTGTGAAGCTGGTCCTGAATAGTTGGAAATTTAAGGGCTTATTTttttgttgctgctgctgcatATGATTGCAAAAAATGGGTACATGAAATGTCATGAGTCCAAAAGGTTGTGTTGTGACACCGTAATGCTAGAGGCATTTTtctgttaaatattttttgaaagaaatggaGGATACAATGAATGATCATGTATAGAAAACAGGGAAATGCAGAATTTTTATTGTTGCTAGCCAATATATATATGCATTCCATACtgcttaaaaaattttatttccagaGAATTTTACAAATTCATGTTTTGGGAAACAATCATATTGTTCAATACTTCATTTTCCACTTTCAAGGTTCTCAAAACTTACATTTTAATGTCACTTTTAAGTAATTGTGACTTCTTGTTACTTTTGCAGTTGGATCAGGAGGATCTTACATTTCCTCAAGTTGCAACAATGGATTCTGTGAAGGTAAGGACCTGCCCCATTCTATCATTGATAATTCAGGGTTTTATAATAATCAGGGTTTCCCTTTGGTGTGGTGTAATGCAACCGTTGGCTGCTTATCCAGATTTGGTTAGGGACTATGATCCCATTTCCCTTTTAACAATCTGTATCCATTTGCTCTGGTGACTAAACAATTGGATTCAACATACTCTAATCCTTACTGCTTCTTTTGGAACATGGAAAGTATGAAAGAAAGTAACAGGGAAGGAAaggataggaaaaaaaaaatgtttgaacttgataattttttcttttttattaggtTTCTCTATTGTTATTCCTCTTTTATGTAGagaataaagaatttaaatttgtacaagttttttaaaaattctcattaTAGTTTCCTTGTCTTTTTTCATAACAAACCAAACAAGGGGATTTCAgattcctttctatttttttccccttttcctaGTGCCATCCATAATCCAAAAGAAGTCTCAGAATTTGGGCTATATCATTATTATAGAgctttttagaattttaaaaatttcaattttattggaTCTTATCCAATTCAGGTTGGAACTTTGTTTTTGGGTATAAAAAACATTCAATCTGCCTTGATGCAGTTTCAGAACCTGgccattttgttatttttaatttctcctttttatttcaaattgaaGAAACTTTAGTCCTTGAAGGTACATCAATCATCTGGTTTTTAAATACCGTGGTCTAACATCTTCCAGCGTAGTTGCAGGAAAATCTAGACAAAAGCTATGTGGATTCTTTTGCTATTAATAGTGAAAGCAGGAAAATCAGCCAATCTGCCCCACTTTTTGCTGAGAAGAAATTTGATTCTGCACGGATGAGAGAAATGCGGCCTCTGTCAACACGCAAGCTTCGGACCTATGTACTACCCACACCAGATGATACAAAGAGTTCAGCTCCTACAAGATCAGATAGTCCGGATTCTCGCCCAATACCCACAAGTTTGAGTGGGCGTCCTCACAATTTGTGGCATTCTTCCCCCTTGGAACCAAAGTATGAAAAGATTTTGGGAGATGACAAAGTTTTTGAATCTACTGCCATGAATGCACAGTCAGTACTCAAAGAGAGCAATACTAATCATGCGTCTAGTGGACTACCCCCTCCTTTGGTTGATGGGCTTCCATTTCGGATGATAAATTCAAGTGTTGTTTCTGATACTAAGAAGGTCAAAAGATACGCTTTTTCTGGTCCATTGACAAGGAACCCATGGTCAACCAAGCCTGGTTTGTCTGCCAGTGATCCTTTGGTCTCAGTGACACAACCCCAATTGTTTTCTGGACCTCTTTTGCGGAGTCAAATGCCGCAtctatcatcatcatcatcacctcCAAGAGTATCTCCAATTGCTTCTCCCTTTTTGTCATCACCCAAAATAAATGAGCTTCATGAGCTTCCTAGGCCCCCTTCCAGTTTGACCTTGAAACCTTCAAGACCTTCAAGTTTGATAGGTCATTCTGCCCCCTTGGTTGCCAGTGGTCCCAACCTTTCTGCTACAAATAAATTGGTGGTGTCAAGTACAGCATCTCGGTTGCCATTACCTCTGCAAGCTGTTCCTCGCAGTTTCTCCACCCCCTCAAGTGGTCAGAAACTGAAGATACCACGTGTTTCTGGACCATCAGAAGCTCCTCAGAATTCAGAGATGGCTGAAAATGTCACTTCACCACCTCTAACACCAATTTCTTTATCAAACATCCAGCCGGCATCAACTTCTTCTGTCAATGATACTAGTCAACTTGGAGGTAATTTTGAAATACAATGCTTTCATCCTCCCCTTTTGTTGTATTAATTGCTGAGTGCTAAAACATGGATCTTATGGGCCTAGGCTTTGATAATCAACATAATTCTTGTCAAGTTTGGGTTACTTCatggaaaattgaattatttcatgcaaaattttcaatagTCCAGTAAGGAAATCAACAGGATAAATTTCTAAATGAAGTTCATGATGGAAAATCCTGTGATATGTAGGGCATTTCTTTTTGGGGGTTCATCATGCCCAACACTCATCCATATGTCACCAGTGTTCCCCCATATATGAGACCTATTTCAACACTTATGAAGGGTTCACTTTTAGGTACCTAAGATGTGTCAAAAGGAAGAGTGCCTATGCCGTCTTGTTACAAAACCTTTTATATGTTATAGCTTCCTTTTGTTCTTCACAGGTTCAttctaaactattttttcaCGTAAACATGCAAACtcaaaagaaagaagattaTATTTCTTCAATCTTTAGATCCACATGGTTCACTCATATGGCCTCATCTAGTGCCTAGATATGGTGAGTGCTCCTATCAGACTCCTGGTGAGGTGTTGGAACATGGTACCTCTGCCCATGTTTGCAAGAAAAAATACTATCAGAGCTAGGACAACACCTAAGGCTTGGCAAACATAGATTTTCCTACTTTATTTCCCTATTTtggcttcttctttttttgtgtgTTATGACGataacacacaaaaaaaaaaaagaagccaaAATGGGGAAATAAACTTGGAAAATCTATGTTTATGACTTTTTGAAGTAAGGAATGCACAAGAACGGAACTCTGTTTCAATCTCACAGGCCTTTTCTCCTCATTCTTAAGATGTGTGCATGTTTCTGGTCTTGAGTGTTAATATACTCAATTGATGCAGGTGCTGAATGATTTTAAGCAATTACATGGGTAATTTTCTTCTCCTAACTTACCAACCAAAAGCAAGGAGGCAAAATTTGTTTCACATAATCTCCAACACTTGCGAATCTGTAAATATATCCAgttgtgtattatttttttgtttcttgtattAGTTTCTGTTAACAGTCATTTGTTATTTAGGGCAGAGTTCATGGAAACTGCCCTATATTCCCTCATTTGAGGAATTTTGTCATGTTGTCAAGTAATTAATAACAGAAtgcctttcttttttcattattattattatttttaattctatttcattttcttttatctggTTCTTTAAGCAACAAATAACACTGCAGTATTATGTTGATttcttttcaagaaccaaacatggtCCTTAGTCATCAATTAAGGATCCAACAAAAATTAGGACAACACCATCCGATTACCTCATAGATGTAGCACCTCCAAATGAACCCAGGTGATTGAGAGGTTGAAATGGTTGGGACATTCCTAATGGTAAGCGAACTAAAACACCTTGAATACATGCTTACTTGATTTAGAGGTTACAAAGTTTGGTACGATTCGCCAACATGACTTGAATCTTATACATTTTTCACAGGTTTAGATTGGGTCTAGTCATGTTTCAGTCAAATTCATATCAACTTGCATAACCTGTTTGATAAACGGGTAGTTTTTGGAATATAAATTTGACCTAAATTgatctatttaataatcatgttgATTAATGTGATGATAACTATAACGTATTTCTCCTATTTAAGTGAATAGGTCAATTGAGTCATAAACATGTCAAGTTGAGAAGTTAATTATGTTGACTCAAATAAGATCTAATTTGACTTGATTGTTAAATGGATTATATGACATATtaccaatttaataattaagttgtGTTTGGGTATATGTTTTTAGTCCTATTATTATGTCATATTTAGGTTGATCTATTTAGTCAAGTGCTTGAGTTATGACACGAAAATGACCCATCAACACAAATTACCCCTCTAACTTGGTCACACCTAGGCACCCGTGCAAGTAGAATACAAAATGCATTAGATCGGTATTgctaaaattgttaaaaattatcttATACACAATGCGAACCATGAAAATAGTGAAGAAGGCTTCATTTTCTGAAGTCAATTCATATCTCAACTGTGTAACAGTCTTGGCTCTTGATAGACTGATTGCACACAATGTAgtgttggggggggggggggggggggggggggggggccgCGGGTAGCATCAGCCTGCTTAAGATCGTAGACCTATATACATAGGCATTAAAATACCTATCAAGTGATTAACGATGGCTAGAATTTgtaaattttgatatgaaaatgtagGAATTGCATGTGCTCAACTGTAAGGTTTATTTTGTAGACTGCAGTatgatccattttttttttcttttactaggAGTTCTATGTAATTCAGCTTCCAAGCTTTTTTTTGTAGACTGTAGGAGGTTTCGTTTTGGCTTAGTATATATAGAGAGGATTCATTTTGCTATATTGAAATGAtgtttttggaagtgattttcTTGCATGCTGACGGAGAGTCTTGTGCTTGAAATTTTGTACTAGGAGTTGTTATTACGACCAGGAactgattttttaaaactgttttttgtttctcagaataaaaaaattggaaaacatgtttgacaatcaaaaaacgtaaaatggttttttgtttttgaaaacaaaaaataatatgttttgaaataatatcttttagttattttcaaatgttttcatttgttttacaAGGATtgcttgaaaaaataattatacatgaaaaatgcttaaaaataaaatgctatatatataaatcattttaaaaatatatttaaaaatataaaaaatgagttaaaaacaTTTAGGTTCTTAAACAAacacttgttttataaaacattataaaatagttttcaatttttttttaataactaatttttagaattatttttttaaatagttaccaaatataTCTGAATTTGCAATACAAGCTTAAGACGTTTTTaaggttttaaataaaagagtttacattttaaatttatgattcacttttatttacatgtttaattatcttattatatttatatattttttataataaatatttttttgtttatataatattaatttttaatcttattatatttatttatctttgataataaataattatttgtattttctcatttatttacataatattaaCACTTAATGaaggttaaaaaaaacataggttctattttaaattaatgattttcatttgtttatataatattaatatttatttaatgcaAAGTggattaatatatttatattattcatatttatgaattttttatttattttattatggatATTGAAAGgtgaaaaaatatgttttatttcaaatttatgattttcatttgtgtatataatattaatatatgctatcttattatattcatatatcttttttagaataaataattttttttattctttcattccattatataatatcaacatttattatttcatatcttTATAATAAATTCGCATTTATGTATCTTtaaaaagcttaaaaaaatatgagttttattttaattatatgttctttttaaaatttatgactttcatttgtttatataatattaatatttctttgatATAAACCagatttatgaattaataataaattcatattcattgcataatattaatgtttgtttgatataatccacaataaaatttgttataatgatttttttaggtATAAAATGTTTAACGTGTAAGTGTACTTTCAAATGTAATATAGATTTATAGGGTGTTTtcagtaataattaaaaatatgaagaatatattttgaaaatgtttatattGTACATATAgtatttttatggaaaatatactgggaaaactatttttcatatttaaattttaaaatagtattttgcTGAAAAGTAGTTTTTGAAAACGGGTTTCAAAAGATATTCTTTAAGAATTGTGCTGAAAAACTGTTTTCTCATAGCTATTTTCAACACTAACCttcaaaaatattgaaagaCTATCCAAGTCTCTAAATTTTTTGACTTAaaatccccttttttttttaagtttgtactaaaacagttttttaataatttattatgaaatcatattattttttacaataaaattatttaggtattttttataattaattggaTAAAAGGGATGAAATCTTAATTCGTGAATTTGATCCTTAttatgtttttacttgaaaaataactaatttttttatatatcttctataatttcaagtatttacatatagggtttaaaaaaatattatttttatgataaaataataagcATTTTTACTTGAATAAGGTCAAAATATGATTgagggttaaatttcaaattttgggtcatcaatgacccttttaatcaaataaccttaattttttatatagttttatgaaaataataaaaaccccaagaatattttcaaaaaagtcaAGAAACTTATTTCTAGAGATCTTAAATAGAATTTAGTATCTTCATAAGGAATAAGTTAAGAAAATTAGAGTTTGTTGAAGAACTTATTTTAAGGGTAAGGGTGTTtcttagaatatattttaattatattcatgtattttctaataattgttttaaaaagaaatggtataaatataaataaaatttagttttaagaaatatttgaaaatatggaaaagatgaaaaacatttttaaatttctaaaccAATCTTAGTTCTAAAATATATCCTacaacatttttcaaataacaccctatttttcatatttgaggaCAAAATTCAAGAGCAACTATTCCTAAAACTTTCTTTTGAAAAGCTATTTAAAAACTGCCTTATAATATTTTGCtggataaaaatagaatttaaaatgtttttaaccaatttcataattttaagtatgtttttaaaaaacctttcatatgtaatattttatttttaattgttcttcatatttatataattattcttcgaatacaaataaaaataattgaaagatGTTTCTTAAAAATACCTTTTACCTTAAATTACtctaaattttagaatttaaaaaggaaaaaccattttttgcTTTCTGAATACCAAATATGATACAGGgtcatgtatttttttatagcCATTTCATGTTCCTCAAAAGAAACAGCAGGAGACTCGAACCTTAATTCCCATCCATTCGACCACTGAATCAAAGATTCATTAGCCCATTCCCCTCCTTGACTGAGGATGATATCTGGCTTAAAGTAGGGCTGATGCAAAATAGTTTTCATGTCTGAGTGCAAAGATCTTATTCTTCAACCCCTTCATTATTATGCACAAAGGAAAGTACAAGGGTCAACCAGTGTGTCCTTGTATCTCTTTCAAGTCTGTGCATACCCATTCAACCTGTCCCAACAAGACACCCCCAAATGTAACCTTACCCAAAGTACTATCTTCATGGTTGCATATGGAATTTACTTGATAAATAAAACACAGAACATCCCCTTTTTCTCCATTCTCTTTATTTCTATATAATACAGTGACCATTCTTGAACCAAAAACCACCTTCAAATGCATAAAGGGCAGAGGGCATAGACTGTTAGACATAgcagaagatatatatatattttacaccGAATGACATAAAAAAAGGTGGTTGAACTTGAAACCCATTCTGACATGGAGACGGAGAATCTCTGGACTTGACACAAGGAAACTTGTTTCAGTGTTTCAAGTATATTAATCATTATAGAAAAAGAACTATGGCCCTCCCCATATTCTTCACTTGCAGCCTCCTCTCGTGTCATATCTTACAAACCCCATCAGCTCTGGCCCTTCCAATCTTGGGTTATTCATAAAACTGCACACCCATAAAACAAGAGAGATAAGACAACCCCCTAAAGTCAAAAAATTCAGATCCTAATGTCCTTACTCCTCAGTCCTTACCTTTCCTCTGAGAACTTAGAGAAGGAACCAGTGGTTGGGATTGTGCCACACAAATCGTTGTTTGACACATCACTGCACaaaatttagattaatatgatgAGGCTGATTGGAGGTTGAGTTATCAATGTCACAGAAAAGCTtacagagaaaaagaaaaaaaaagaaaaaaaaaagaaaaagaaaaaaaaggaagatgagAGGATAGGGTGGGTTTAGGGCATCATTACAGGATCTTAAGGCTTCCAAGCTTGGTAAGTTCTCTGGGTATTGTTCCACTCAACCTGTTGCTGTTCAGTCTCCTGCATGAACAATTACGTGAGTCAGGACTAAAAACAGGCTCATGATTGTGGGTTACAGAGAAACATAGAGTTACATTTATTGAGAAAGCTAGGGCCTTCCCATTTTTAATGGTATCTGACTACCAGACCCTGACACGCCTTATTACATAACCCAAAACGCACCCAAATAGAAGGCATTAAAGATCTTCACCATCTGAGTTTATTCATCAAAAACTCTAGGGACCAAAACCAGATATGCTTGTATGAATCCTTACAGGAATCTGAGATTGGAGAGCTTCGAGAGTGATGGAGGGATTGAACCAGTGAGGTTGTTGTGGAACAGATCCAAGCTTACTAGGTTCTTGAGTCCTCCAAGTTGCACTGGTATTGGACCCACCAAGTTGTTCATATAGAGTTCCCTGTAAACCAGCCCACCAATTCATTATTCCTATTAAATGCTGTATCTGCTCAGACTCCATAGTAGATTTAAGTGATTAATACTTACAGATACTGGAGGCGCTCAAGCTTCCCCAACTCTGGAACTAGATTGCCTGATAGCTTTGCATTTCCAAGGTCACTGCACATcagtatatacatatataaagtCATGTTCTGCCTCTTCAAAAGTAAAGCAGGAGGAGGACATGGGAAGGAAAGTTTATTTACAGTCTGGTGACTCTGTTGTCTGAGTCACAAGTGACATGAAACCATGTACAGGGATCCACCAAAGTTGGATCCCAGCTCTGTAGAACATGCTCTGGGTCCTCCACTGCTCTCCTCAATGCATACAAGGCATCTCCTGCTCAAAGAACAACCCAAcagacaaaagaaaatgaagaagatggtgTGGAACACTCACTTTGAAGAATGCCCAGATGAAAACTCCATGCTTACCTTCCATGTTTGCATTTGTGGGCACTGCAGATGCCCATGTTAGGAGAAAAAGGGCCAGAAGATGATACTGAGCCCAGATCGCCATTCAGAAACCTTCAAACTTTGAGTTGAGCGTTGAGTGATTCTGAATGTTTCTTACTTTCttaatagagagagagagagagagagggagagagagagagagagggagttgTTGTTTAGTTGAAAGCAAAGAGGCAAGGGAATCCAAGCTTTGTTGGGGAATTTATAGAGCCCATAAAAGGACTGGGCACTTCTGTTGGAGTAGCTTAAGAAGTAAATACAAGTTTTTAATGAGCTGTGTCTTGCATCACCTGTTTAGTTGTTTTCATTCCAAACAAAAGCAAACACTTTGTGAGCCCAAAATTGCCCTCCAATACTTGTCCAAAAGACTTATCTGTTCCCTCTTTTCCCTTCAGTATCATGACCAACTTGGCTGTGCAGGTGGAACCAGCAACCCTATTCACAGAGATGGACTCCTCACTCTGTTGGTTGCCCATGCCATGTGAGAAGAACAACATTAAAGGTACCACGCTCCTCTTTCTTCCTATTAAAATGGAACATGTTTCCTTTTTCAATCTCCTTGATCATCAGTCTGACATAAGTTTtgccaaatattaaaaaaaaaaaaaaaaaaattgtttaatttgtgTAGCATTACTGAAAATCCATATCAAGAAAGAAACTCCCAAACTTCCTAGAACTTGGGGTTGTCCAATTTATAGTTAGTGAGTGTTGATTagtttttattaacttaaatttaaatgttttcatgatttattcCTATGTAAAAGGGTGCATTATAGTGAGGCATTTTTAGCTTATTATCTTTGTAACTTAAATTTTTGGGACAAGTTGCTATCTAAtaggatttatttttcaaaaagaaaaagcaaaaaataatgtaaagaTTGTCTTTTTCTTACACCCAAATTAAAAACTGGAAGCTTTTGGACCATTTCAATGTCTGAATATCCTTTATCTTGAGGTTGTCCATTGGgttgttctttctttctttctttttattgtttatgatattttatatatttatagaaattttaaaaacaaatttacaaaaactaataattacAAAACATATTCACAAATTTGAACTTTCATGTGATatctaaatttgaaaacaatttttaaataattaattaactcaTAAAATTTGCtatatttgtaaaacaaaacACCACCCACTTTGTACCAAGGATTCCATTCCACATATCAATGCAGCACAATGTAAAGCTAGAATATATCATCTCAAACCCACCCAACTTTTCAAACCCCTTTTCTGATTCTATACAATTTTCTTACccccaaattaaaaaaagagagagagagagagagagagagagagagagagtatatggaaataaataatatgcaaaTGCATAGGGGTTCAATCATGGTAGTGTAAAAAAAAGGGAGATGGGGGCAGAGAATCTAGACATATCTTTTGAAGTATATTGAAGCCAACGTCTGATAGAAGAGAATAATTGAAAGAGTTTGGGGAGCTGTAGCCTCTGTGGACTGACGCCTGTGTTTGTAAATCTATGTTACACTTACAACCCccctacatatatatatatatatatatatatatatatatatatatatatatataaatataaaggaaGGAAATATGGACGAGTTTCAAAGAATCTACCTTATAGCCCCTTGGGGAATAACTTCACCTTGAAATTTGTGGTGGTCGGTtcactttcctttctttaattTCAACTCTCTGACTTGCTTCAATTAAATACCAGGTTTTCCCTGTTTTACATGGGTCTTTAACGAGGCATTCTCATTTTCTACTTCgggttttgtgttttttgttttggataaatgaagaaaaataagtcaATCCTTTTGGcttattttcctttgatttagGATTAAATTATGGTACCCACAATCAAAGGTTTCATGCCTATGTTTAGATCTCATATTTTGTtagaagaataaagaaaaattagccAATCCTTTTGGCTTATTTTCCCACAATCAAAGGTTTTATGTGTATACCTcatatctagtattttattggaaaaatgaaaaaaaaaaaaaaaaaagtcaatcccttttatttatttattttcttttaatataaagtCCATTCATGGTAACCATATAAATCTCATATatttattggaaaaataaataaaaataagtcgGTCCTTTgggtttatttttctttgatctaGGGTTAAATTTTGATACCCATAATAAGAGGTTTTATGTGATATCTCGATCtcatattttgtaatataatCAAGCCACGTTTCTTTATATATTgagcaattttttaaaattctgattactttatatcatatatattgttattttatattttaatttcgtTAATTTCTATTGGGacgtattttatttatattgggAGCTAGTCTTTTCATACCTtcattcaataatataaatctCATCATATATTTAAACCGTTTGGATTAAGAATtagatataatattaaattaataggATAGATTTTCCCTTCAATTGACCtagcaaaataaaattcatataagTTTAAATTATAATCAACATGTTTCATGCATTGTCCCT is a genomic window of Vitis riparia cultivar Riparia Gloire de Montpellier isolate 1030 chromosome 1, EGFV_Vit.rip_1.0, whole genome shotgun sequence containing:
- the LOC117913748 gene encoding uncharacterized protein At2g33490-like isoform X2, producing the protein MKTSLRKLRGFALHRQDVRERRVVQPLAQLDELVQATQDMQDMRNCYDTLLSAAAATANSAYEFSESLKELGGCLLEKTALNEDEESGKVLLKLGKVQYELQKLVDSYRSHIFQTIVTPSESLLKELRTVEEMKRQCDEKRDVYEYMITRQREKGRSRSGRGETFSSHQVQAACDEYDEEATLFVFRLKSLKQGQSRSLLTQASRHHAAQLSFFRKALKSLEVIEPHVKLVTEQQHIDYKFSGLEDDDWDDGEDDDDYDGHDGDLSFDYGQIDHEQDFVSTARNSMELDQEDLTFPQVATMDSVKENLDKSYVDSFAINSESRKISQSAPLFAEKKFDSARMREMRPLSTRKLRTYVLPTPDDTKSSAPTRSDSPDSRPIPTSLSGRPHNLWHSSPLEPKYEKILGDDKVFESTAMNAQSVLKESNTNHASSGLPPPLVDGLPFRMINSSVVSDTKKVKRYAFSGPLTRNPWSTKPGLSASDPLVSVTQPQLFSGPLLRSQMPHLSSSSSPPRVSPIASPFLSSPKINELHELPRPPSSLTLKPSRPSSLIGHSAPLVASGPNLSATNKLVVSSTASRLPLPLQAVPRSFSTPSSGQKLKIPRVSGPSEAPQNSEMAENVTSPPLTPISLSNIQPASTSSVNDTSQLGGNFEIQCFHPPLLLY
- the LOC117913748 gene encoding uncharacterized protein At2g33490-like isoform X1, with the translated sequence MKTSLRKLRGFALHRQDVRERRVVQPLAQLDELVQATQDMQDMRNCYDTLLSAAAATANSAYEFSESLKELGGCLLEKTALNEDEESGKVLLKLGKVQYELQKLVDSYRSHIFQTIVTPSESLLKELRTVEEMKRQCDEKRDVYEYMITRQREKGRSRSGRGETFSSHQVQAACDEYDEEATLFVFRLKSLKQGQSRSLLTQASRHHAAQLSFFRKALKSLEVIEPHVKLVTEQQHIDYKFSGLEDDDWDDGEDDDDYDGHDGDLSFDYGQIDHEQDFVSTARNSMELDQEDLTFPQVATMDSVKLQENLDKSYVDSFAINSESRKISQSAPLFAEKKFDSARMREMRPLSTRKLRTYVLPTPDDTKSSAPTRSDSPDSRPIPTSLSGRPHNLWHSSPLEPKYEKILGDDKVFESTAMNAQSVLKESNTNHASSGLPPPLVDGLPFRMINSSVVSDTKKVKRYAFSGPLTRNPWSTKPGLSASDPLVSVTQPQLFSGPLLRSQMPHLSSSSSPPRVSPIASPFLSSPKINELHELPRPPSSLTLKPSRPSSLIGHSAPLVASGPNLSATNKLVVSSTASRLPLPLQAVPRSFSTPSSGQKLKIPRVSGPSEAPQNSEMAENVTSPPLTPISLSNIQPASTSSVNDTSQLGGNFEIQCFHPPLLLY
- the LOC117913748 gene encoding uncharacterized protein At2g33490-like isoform X3 codes for the protein MKTSLRKLRGFALHRQDVRERRVVQPLAQLDELVQATQDMQDMRNCYDTLLSAAAATANSAYEFSESLKELGGCLLEKTALNEDEESGKVLLKLGKVQYELQKLVDSYRSHIFQTIVTPSESLLKELRTVEEMKRQCDEKRDVYEYMITRQREKGRSRSGRGETFSSHQVQAACDEYDEEATLFVFRLKSLKQGQSRSLLTQASRHHAAQLSFFRKALKSLEVIEPHVKLVTEQQHIDYKFSGLEDDDWDDGEDDDDYDGHDGDLSFDYGQIDHEQDFVSTARNSMELDQEDLTFPQVATMDSVKLQENLDKSYVDSFAINSESRKISQSAPLFAEKKFDSARMREMRPLSTRKLRTYVLPTPDDTKSSAPTRSDSPDSRPIPTSLSGRPHNLWHSSPLEPKYEKILGDDKVFESTAMNAQSVLKESNTNHASSGLPPPLVDGLPFRMINSSVVSDTKKVKRYAFSGPLTRNPWSTKPGLSASDPLVSVTQPQLFSGPLLRSQMPHLSSSSSPPRVSPIASPFLSSPKINELHELPRPPSSLTLKPSRPSSLIGHSAPLVASGPNLSATNKLVVSSTASRLPLPLQAVPRSFSTPSSGQKLKIPRVSGPSEAPQNSEMAENVTSPPLTPISLSNIQPASTSSVNDTSQLGGAE
- the LOC117913748 gene encoding uncharacterized protein At2g33490-like isoform X5 codes for the protein MQDMRNCYDTLLSAAAATANSAYEFSESLKELGGCLLEKTALNEDEESGKVLLKLGKVQYELQKLVDSYRSHIFQTIVTPSESLLKELRTVEEMKRQCDEKRDVYEYMITRQREKGRSRSGRGETFSSHQVQAACDEYDEEATLFVFRLKSLKQGQSRSLLTQASRHHAAQLSFFRKALKSLEVIEPHVKLVTEQQHIDYKFSGLEDDDWDDGEDDDDYDGHDGDLSFDYGQIDHEQDFVSTARNSMELDQEDLTFPQVATMDSVKLQENLDKSYVDSFAINSESRKISQSAPLFAEKKFDSARMREMRPLSTRKLRTYVLPTPDDTKSSAPTRSDSPDSRPIPTSLSGRPHNLWHSSPLEPKYEKILGDDKVFESTAMNAQSVLKESNTNHASSGLPPPLVDGLPFRMINSSVVSDTKKVKRYAFSGPLTRNPWSTKPGLSASDPLVSVTQPQLFSGPLLRSQMPHLSSSSSPPRVSPIASPFLSSPKINELHELPRPPSSLTLKPSRPSSLIGHSAPLVASGPNLSATNKLVVSSTASRLPLPLQAVPRSFSTPSSGQKLKIPRVSGPSEAPQNSEMAENVTSPPLTPISLSNIQPASTSSVNDTSQLGGNFEIQCFHPPLLLY